GCCCTTCCGTGTGCGCGCATTGGTGTGCGTGCGCTGTCCGCGCACAGGCAGGTTGCGGCGATGCCGCAGACCACGGTAGCTCTGGATCTCGATCAAGCGCTTGATGTTCAAGGAGATATCCTTGCGCAGATCGCCTTCGATGCCACCCTCCGCCTCAATCACCTGGCGAATCTTGTTCAGTTCGTCCTCATCGAGCGTCTGCATCTTGCGAATCGGATCGATGTCCGCCTTCTTCAAGATGCTGAGCGCGCGAGGATCGCCAATTCCGAAAATGTACGTGAGCGCGATTTTTGCCTGCTTGTTGTTCGGCAGATCGACGCCAGCAATTCTTGCCATCTCTCATCTTCTTTCATGCTCCTGGCGCTGTCGCCAGAGGAGCGGTTGAGCAGAGTTCCCGGGGTTCATCGCAAGCCTTGACTTCGGCTAACTCGCCCTTTGTGTGCCTTCTCTTTCCTGAGAAGGCTGGGTTCCGCTTTGGTTAGTGCCAACTGCAAACAACCAGAGATTAACCCTGGCGCTGCTTATGCTTGGCGTTCTCGCAGATCACACGCACCACACCGCGGCGGTGAACGATCTTGCACTTGTCACAGATCTTCTTTACAGATGCACGAACCTTCATTGCTACAACCCTCAGTTCTTCTTACTTGCTACTTACCACCGATTACTTATAGCGGTAAGTAATGCGCCCGCGGTTCAAGTCATACGGGCTCAATTCAATGGCGACGCGATCGCCAGGAAGGATACGGATGAAGTTCTTGCGCATGCGTCCTGAGACATGGGCCAGCACCTGATGCTTGTTCTCCATCTCGACCTTGAACATCGCATTCGGCAGCGTTTCAACCACCACTGCCATGACTTCAATTGCATCTTCCTTCGACAAACGCTCTCCTCGTAACTTCTACTGCCAAAACCGTTGCGAAACCTTATCGCGTAAGAACCAGAGGACCGTCTTCCGTCACCGCAACCGTATGCTCAAAGTGGGCGCTCCAGCTGCCGTCCACGGTCACTGCGGTCCAACCATCTCCCAGAACCTTCACCTCGGGACGTCCGGCATTGATCATCGGCTCAATCGCCAACACCATGCCCGCCCTCAGCTTTGTACCTTTACCGCGCTTGCCATAGTTCGGAACCTGGGGATCTTCGTGCATCTTCTTGCCAATGCCGTGTCCCACGAACTCCCGCACTACGCCAAACCCTTCCGCCTCACAAAACTCCTGCACCGCAGCGCCGATATCGCCAAGCGTCTGGCCTACCTTCACCTCTTGAATCGCCTGCTCCAGCGACTGCTTCGTCACTTCCAGCAGTTTGCGTGTCGCCGCGCTGGTCTTGCCTACCGCGTGCGTGACTGCCGCATCGGAGTAGTAGCCATCCAGAATCACACCGCAGTCCACGCTCACAATATCGCCATCTTTCAGCTGCTTGCTTGCCGAAGGAATACCGTGAATCACTTCATTGTTCACCGAGGTGCACAGGCACGCCGGGTAGTCCATATATCCCTTGAAAGCAGGTTTTCCGCCCAGCTCGGCGATCTTCCGCTCCGCAATCTTCTCTAAATCCATCGTCGAAACGCCCGGCTTCACTGCCTGCCGAACCGCCTCATGAACCTGGCTGAGAACCTCACCGCTGCGACGCATCTTCTGGATTTCCTGAGGAGTCTTGATCGCAATCGCCATGCTGTTCTTTCGCCGTCTTTCTTCCTGCTACTTCATTTCTTCCGCAACCGCGCAATGGCGGCCACGATGTCGCCGGTTACCGCTTCAACTTCACGGTCCCCGTCGACGACTTCAAATCGACCCAGTGTGCGGTAGTGCTCGATCAC
This genomic stretch from Terriglobus saanensis SP1PR4 harbors:
- the rpsM gene encoding 30S ribosomal protein S13, which translates into the protein MARIAGVDLPNNKQAKIALTYIFGIGDPRALSILKKADIDPIRKMQTLDEDELNKIRQVIEAEGGIEGDLRKDISLNIKRLIEIQSYRGLRHRRNLPVRGQRTHTNARTRKGPRKGTVAGKKKATK
- the rpmJ gene encoding 50S ribosomal protein L36, which produces MKVRASVKKICDKCKIVHRRGVVRVICENAKHKQRQG
- the infA gene encoding translation initiation factor IF-1, translated to MSKEDAIEVMAVVVETLPNAMFKVEMENKHQVLAHVSGRMRKNFIRILPGDRVAIELSPYDLNRGRITYRYK
- the map gene encoding type I methionyl aminopeptidase, which codes for MAIAIKTPQEIQKMRRSGEVLSQVHEAVRQAVKPGVSTMDLEKIAERKIAELGGKPAFKGYMDYPACLCTSVNNEVIHGIPSASKQLKDGDIVSVDCGVILDGYYSDAAVTHAVGKTSAATRKLLEVTKQSLEQAIQEVKVGQTLGDIGAAVQEFCEAEGFGVVREFVGHGIGKKMHEDPQVPNYGKRGKGTKLRAGMVLAIEPMINAGRPEVKVLGDGWTAVTVDGSWSAHFEHTVAVTEDGPLVLTR